Sequence from the Bos javanicus breed banteng chromosome 11, ARS-OSU_banteng_1.0, whole genome shotgun sequence genome:
ATGGCAAGGTTGTGTGAACAGCAGGGCTGAGGGCCACTCCTGTGTGTCCTTCCTGCGCATCAAAACAAGGTCTGTGCCAACATAATGTTGCCCGCAGAGCAAGCAGGGCCTGCTAGGGGAGGGACTGCACGTGCCGTTTTGAGAGAGGAAGATTCCCCCCAATTCTCCAGTTGCAATCCCTTTTACCTTTCCCAGGCTGGTTTTTCTCCATACTGTCATCTATTATCCTGcatgttttttcatttgctttcttgtGTACGGCTAGAATATAGTTTCCACGAGGGCTGAGCTTTCctgtgttttgttcactgctctgAACATTACCCAGAACAGAGCCCGGCACATAGTAGCCACTTGAAAAGTAGTTTTGAATGAATGGACCTTTCTGACAGCCTGGAACTCTCTATAAAGTGGATCCTTTGCTCCATCTGACTCGATTCTGTATCTTTTCACCTTATCAGCCAGAACTCCAGAGGGAACAGGAGGATACGTGGTTAGACCTAGACACCAAATCTCACTTTCCACTTGGGGCTGAATGTTAATTTCATCTGTGTTTTCTTAAATTGTTCTTTTCCCAGAATCCTTCATTatcaatcttatttttcttttctctagaaaGGAAACTCCCCAGAGACTATGAATTATTGGACAGTTCCTTTAGGATTATGACCAAAAGGAAACATTGAAAACCTTTTCTTATGAATGGAGAAATCAACTGGTTCATGTATTCATTCGGAATCGACGTGTAGTTTGCCATCGGGTTCTGCTTCATGACGCTAAATGAAGTGTGGTAAAGAATTATATCCAGAAGTTTATCATCTAAGCTCTTTCCAATAAATTCTGCCAGCTTCTGAATTTCATGCTTTGGGTTCTACGAGCAGAGTCAAAAGAAAAGACTTGGTATAAGATAATGTAATCAATGAATAATAGTCTTAAAAGAATATTGAAACAAATTAATAATAGACATCAGTAATAAGCCatgagttaaaatttttaaaaattgtatctcACAAATGTTCAACTTTTCAGAAATGACTCATTTAGATCTGGTGACTCATATTGTTctctgtattgctgctgctgctgctgctgctaagttccttcagtcatgtgggaccccacagacggcagcccaccaggctcctgcattcctgggaatctccaggcaagagcactggagtggggtgccattgccttctctggttctcTGTATTAACTGGAGTCTTTACACTGTTCTTGCTCTAACATGTCAACTGGGTCATGTCAGTAAGATGCTCGAAACAGTGACCTGGAGTGCGTGGGACAGGCTCCATGGAGCAGTATGTCCAGGGTCAGGTCCAAATGTCCTGCTCCAGCCCTTTCGATAAATGCCCCCAGGGGAGgcactgaactgatgctgagagCAGACATCACAGTGGCTTTGGGGACCTGGCCACAGCAGCCGGTTGCCTGCTTCTGTCTGTGATGTACCAAAAAATCAGAGCCTCCAAAATCAGGCTCTCAGTTACAAATCCAAGGACAGAGATTGTCATTCTGTACAGACCCAGTGGAGTCACAAAAGTGCTGGGTAGATGACCATTTGCCATCAGCTCTCATGACACCACCTCCTTCAGTCCTGATAGCATCTCTTGGGGTGTATATTACTATCTCCTCTCTAGTGACTTCTAACATCAAAATTCCTAGATGTCAAACATCTTCACAAAGAAGAATTGCCAGCAAGCAGTAAGCCACAACTTGGGTTCGAGAATCCATGGTGTTTCCCACTGCACCAAATTTCTTAAACTGTTTCTTGAAACTCTGTGATTCCTCTAGCACTAAGGAAAGAAACCAAAATGTACTAGAgagtttttttcttctaatgggaattttaaaatacacaccaCAAGGGGGGAGAAAAAGCTTCACTCATGTTTGCCATCCTCTGCCTGTAAGGGAAAGGTATCCCACAGCCCAGAGTTCTAGGAAGCTCGGGTGAGACTGTGCTATGGAAACTCATGATGTGCCAGGTGTGCTGTGATGGGTGGACAGGGCAGCCAGCGAAACACAGCATCTCCTGTGCCCGACTGCAATCTGAGGGTCCCCGATGGGGTGCATACATTGCAACTGAAGCATTTATGGTCAAATGGGGACTTGTTAGGTGGCCTGGTCCTCACCTCCTTCATGTCCTCGTAGAAGAGGTAGAGGATGCGGTACTGGTCCTTGGCCTGCCACCAGCCCTTCACGTGGTCGTACCAGGAGCCCCAGCACACTGCAGGACGGGACCAGAACAGGGCCGAGAGTCACAGAAACCCAGCGACAAGTACACCCCCCATCCCCACCGCGGCCCCAGGTGGAGGATcctgaagggagggaggaggtacCCCTTGTGATTCCTTCATGGTGAAGCcagctaaaggaaatcagtcctgaatattcattggaaggatggatgttgaagctgaaactccaataattggCCAatactgatgcgaagagctgactcattggaaaagaccctgatgctgggaaagactgaaggcaggaggagaaggggatgacagaggatgagatggttggatggcatcactgactcaatgggcatgagactgagtaaactctgggagtaggtgatggacagggaggcctggcatgctgcagtccatggggttgcaagagttggatacaactgaacagCTGAATTGAACCAAAAGCCAGCAGAGCCCCTGCTGTTCTCAGAAACTGACACCTTTTTTGTAGAATGCTTGAGGATTTTGAGACAGGGTGGAAACCAAGGGCTCACCTTTCCCAGCCAGAAAACTCTCAAAGTATTCTTCCCAGGTGCCTGGAGCAGGAAGGTTTCTATTCATCCTGTGGAAGTGGTAATAAGACACCATGCTGTCTTTGGGATTCCTGGCTACGTAGATCGTCTAGAAGTGAAGAGAGTATGGGGAGAAGCAAAACCAGGATTAGAACAGCAGGCAATGACGTGAGGGTGGGCGTATTCCACACAGGTGGGTATTCCTGAGGCTGTGTTTCTGTGCTGTGGCTTTAGTGGGAGGTGGAAAGGATTCATGTCAATCTGCGTGTTGATGATGTGTGACCAGtggactttttgtttttgtttctgtttttaacaaGTGACGTGTTTTAAGAGGAAATTGAAGACCACTCTGAGAGCCTTCTAAGAGGCCAAATCTGCATTCCTTTGGCTCCCTACCTTACAGTTTTTCTCCAGGAAAGACGGTGGCAGCAAGTGGAAGGGGAGATGTGTCTTCAACGTCCGGGGTGAGGCCATTGCATTCGCTTGTTTCAAGCCTGTGAAATTAGTTTTGAACaactttccattatttttttccatttgcttcaGAAACTTGCTGCCCCATTTTTACTCTATTAGGAACACTCCAGACCACCTGTAACTCTCTGTGGCTTTCATATGAGAGAATGGGGGTTTTGGCTagagcagtttttgtttttgccacatAGTTtgtgggattctagttccccagccaggattGAAGTCATGCTTCCTGCAGTGAGAGCAtcatcttaaccactggccaccaACAAAGTTTCTAGGACACCTTTTAACCATACAATGAAGCAAGTAAATAAGAACCTAAAAAATTCCAACCCTTCCACCATAAAATTATCTTTCCTAGGCTCGTCTTTGTGGAATGAGTTTAATTTCTAATTGGAGAATCAaaacttacttttattttaaaacttttaaaatatttatatttattttaatatttatttatatttatttggctgcaccaggtcttaattgtggcatgtgcaTTCTAGTTTCCCTGAGcagcattgaacccaggtcccttgcattgAGAGCTCGGAATCctttcactggaccaccagcaactTTACTCCTTTAACTTACTTTTGTATGAACAGAAACTCAATTAGAAAATGTCTGAAATATAGCCATTGCCAGACAGTGAAAAAGAGTCCTGAAGTCCATTGATGGTGGTTTGAACACCTGGGGTTCTGAAAgggctgctgtgcttagtcactcagtcatgtccaccaggctcttctgtctatggagttctccagacaagaatactgcaatgggttgccatttccttctctgggggatcttcccaacccaaaaatggaacccacgtctcctgcatttgcaggtcgATTCTTTTCCACAGGACCAACTCGGAAGCCTGAGAGGGCCGATGGCTAGTAAAAATTCTGGGTACGTCTAGACCTGGGGTCAGGTGCAGCCATGATGTACTCACCAGATGCTCCTCGGGAAGGGATTATCCACTCGATGAAGGGAAATCGCTCATGTGTGGGTGCCCTCTGGCTTTGCTTGACATCACCCCCATTTTGTATCAAGTCCACAATCTCCTGCATCCACGTTGTTCCTTGTTCCATGGGTAAGAACAGGAGGCACAGACATTATCTCCCACATTTCTTAGGATGTGAGCAAATACTCGTTAGAGCAGCTGTGTGAACACTGAAGCCTGATTTATAGTGGAATTCAGAAAACATCCTTGTTTGTTTACATCTTGTGTTATCATAATACGGATTTTTAGGCAAACACTCCAGTTTGGAGTGGACATAAGATTCATAAATAGACAgttcttcttttctctgtcacAACCATTCATTAGGGTTGTCATGCTACAGAGTTGGTGGCATTGTTCCTTAGAAAGGTGGAGTGGAAGTCTTTCTCTCCCAGCTGTGATGTGGGGTCGTCCCTGTGTGATCTTCAGACTGTTTCCCAAGTGCACAGCCTGAGGTTGGTACCCAGGAGGCTTTGTTGTGTGTTGGCTAAATGAGCGAGTGATTAGGGCTTAGTCTCCGTGTTCATGCTGTCCTGTTTTTCCTGAAGGCTAGAAAGCGCATTTCCTAGGCTCCTTTGCCACTGAGATTCTCAACACCCTGAGACTGATTTACCTTCTGAGAGttaaaggaaggagacagaggtctgAGGGTGGCCCCACCGGGTACAAGGTGTGTGGAAGCCACTCCACACATCTGGGTCAAGCACGGAGCTCGATGCAGAAGCTGCACCCGCCACactacccctggaggagggcttccGTCTGCAGTTTCAGTCACTTATATGGGCCCCATCCTGACTAGCGTGGTGGCTGCTACCTATTCTGCAGCCTTGAAGACCTATTGAACCAGACGTCTGACCACGTCCATGTCAGGAGGAGATCGAATAGCAGTGGCGTTTTATTTCCTAGACGAGTTGGTCTCTAATATTATCTGGCACCAACTCTTCATTACGGTTTAAAGGACCAATATTTCTTTAGCTATCAACTCAAAGGAAGTTGGAGTCATCGGTACTAGTTTTGTGTGTTTACTATGAATTTTGgcggcttcctaggtggctcagtgacaaagaatcccCATGCCAagcagatgtgggtttaatccctgggttgggaagatcccctggagtaggaaatggcaccccattccagtattcttgcctggagaattccatggacaaaggagcctggtacagtccatggggtttcaaagactcagacatgacttagcgactaagcaacaactcTGAATTTATAGGCACGGGCTAACATTGGGGAGGTTCAAAGTCACCTGGTCCTTGGGGTCAGAGGTTAGTGATTCTACAACGTGTGTATCTCTGCTCAGTCACAGAGTGTTTACTATTTTGCTAAAAATCTCAGTGAAAACCTTTACAGCATCTGAGCTTGTTTCTTGTTCTCTTTTATCAATACAGCCTTTATTAGCATATGCAGTTTTCATGACTGATTAAATACTGCATTAGCTGGtaagtgcttttctttctgttgttaTTAGATTGTAACCCCTAACCCATGAAACTCTAAATGAACCAAACTTTAATGCTCACTTTTGGTAGGTAGAAAAAGATGAAAGATTAAGCATTGTACTGAAATTATGGTGATAGAGTAGAATTGTGAGTGAAATAAGGCAGTGAGATGTGATTCCCCACCAGTGGTAACTTTCAGAAACTcacatttagaaaattttaattctgaaCAAACTCATGAGAAGTAATATCAGAAAGTGAGGGCTGATTTGAAACCAGTTGACACATGAGTCTAAGGCCCCATCTGCCTGTAGAGCCTTTTATCAAATCAACACAGATAAAGTCAAAGGGTGGGTGGAGTATATGTGTGTGACCATGAGTGAATGTAGCAGAAATTATTGACAGTAATTGATTTTGCAAAGAGCAAATGTATGTGCAGTTGGGATATGAGTACTGTGTTTTGGTCTaactgtgctgctgctactgctgctaagtcgctcggtcgtgtccgactctgtgcgatcccagagacggcagcccaccaggctccgccgtccctgggattctccaggcaagaacactacagtgggttgccatttacttctccaatgcatgaaagtgaaaagtgaaagtgaagtcgctcagtggtgcccaactcttagcgaccccatggactgcagcccagctggtAACAAGTAAATCAACAAGTCTGGGCCCTTTGTTTCAGACTGTTTGATTTACTCTCTTGCAGGAAAGTAAACAACATGTACTTCACAGGAAGTTTTAAATTCTTAAGATGTGTAggtcattttaatgttttttgtgtGGTTCCCCCCGTCCCGCTCCCATGATTTGTGTTGGCCGTATCCCTCTGCCCACTGAATGGTTTTCTGCTGAAACCCCAGTGGGTTTCTCAACATCCTCAGTGCTGCGTCTTGCTTGCTTCTGTCCCTGCCCCTCCTACCTCCCCTGTCCCTTGTCCCTCCCGCCTACCTGCTTTCGGGTAAGCAGAAATTAGCAGGTCATCAGGCTTGGCTTGGAAGCTCCGGATCTGATCCCAGGTGTCACAGGTGGGCTTGGGCTGCAGGATGCCTTCCACGTAGTCCATAGCCTCGCGACTCATGCCCTCAGATTCCAAAGCCTCCATGTTGTTCAAGGCCAATGGCAGGGGTCAGAAATTTCAGCTCGGGAAAATGTTACCCTGAGACAGCTCAGAGCTGTGTGCTCGGTGGCTTACAGATAGAGCAGGGCTGAGACCTCATGCCCTGCCAGGAGTTGCCCAAAGAGGGGCAGCTGGCCTGGCCAGAGAGTGGCAACTCTGGCTTAGGACTTTGCACACAGCACTTTTAACCAGCTGTAGCCGCCTCTGTGAGGGGCAGTGACGTAGCTGCCTAGCCCTGAGCTCTGGGCTGCTCTGCAGCTCCCCGCCCCTGGCTGTGTCCCTTGTGCCTTCAGCCACTCTTCTGTGCCCTTAGCGGTGGTCAGGGCCAcctcagtggaaacagtgtcagactttatttttctgggctcctaaatcactacagatggtgactgcagccatgaaattaaaagacacttactccttggaaggaacattatgtccaacctagatagcatattcaaaacagagacattactttgccaacaaaggttcatctagtcaaggctatggtttttcctgtggtcatgtatggatgtgagagttggactgtgaagaacgctgagcgccaaagaattgatgcttttgaactgtcgtgttggagaagactcttgagagtcccttggactgcaaggagatccaaccagtgcattctgaatgagatcagccctgggatttctttggaaggaatgatgctaaagctgaaactccagtactttggccagctcatgcaaagagtttattcattggaaaagactctgatgctgggagggattgggggcaggaggagaaggggaggacagaggatgagatggctggatggcatcactgagtcgatggatgtgagtctgggtgaactccgggagttggtgatggacagagaggcctggcgtgctgcgattctcggggtcgcaaagagtcggacacgactaagcgactgatttgatctgatctgatctgcattcacaaaataattcacaaatctctttaattctttcttctaggaattttaagCTCATTAGAAAGTTGCAGGAAATCTGCAGGTGGTCTTATAAGTTGTAGCGGAGACTTACTTCCTTGAAAGGCTGGAAGGAAGTTTGTGCTGCCAACAGTGAGAGCTTAGACCCAACCTCCCAGCgcagatgtgggggtgggggatcagcagtatt
This genomic interval carries:
- the LOC133257065 gene encoding sulfotransferase 1C4-like, whose product is MEALESEGMSREAMDYVEGILQPKPTCDTWDQIRSFQAKPDDLLISAYPKAGTTWMQEIVDLIQNGGDVKQSQRAPTHERFPFIEWIIPSRGASGLKQANAMASPRTLKTHLPFHLLPPSFLEKNCKTIYVARNPKDSMVSYYHFHRMNRNLPAPGTWEEYFESFLAGKVCWGSWYDHVKGWWQAKDQYRILYLFYEDMKENPKHEIQKLAEFIGKSLDDKLLDIILYHTSFSVMKQNPMANYTSIPNEYMNQLISPFIRKGVVGDWKNYFTVAQNERFDDDYRKNMADTTLTLHFRFS